The Amycolatopsis jiangsuensis nucleotide sequence CCAGCCGGGGGTGGTCGGCACCGGCGCGTCGGGGGACGCCGCGTGGGCCACTTCCCCCAGCAGCCGGGCCTCGATCCGGAACGCCTCGAGCAACCGGCCGTGATCGACCGTGCCGAGCTCACGCGACATGGGCTTCGCCGGACATCGGCAGCCCGTGCACGACCCGGCGGACGAGCTCGAGGAACTGGCCGGTGGCCCGCAGCAGGCCGGCGGCCGATTCGGCGGTGACGCGGCCGGTGATACCGGCCTCGGCGGCGGCCCGGGTCTCGGAGTTGGCGGCGAAGAAAGCCGACCACTCCCGCAGCTCGGGCGCCACCGCGTCGAGCAGCACCCAGCCACTGGCCGGACGGCCCCGGCCGCGGCGTGGGCGGCCGCGCACTGCCAGCACCGCCGCGGCCCCGCGCAACGCCGCCAGGTAGGCGCCGATGAACCGCTCGGCCGGATCACGCTCGTTCGCCGCGTGGTCCAGACCGCGTTTGGCCTGGGTGAGCAGGGCGGCGGCCGCCGGGGGTGCCGGCGGGCGCAGCGACAGCGGGAGCTGCGACTGCCCGCGGTCGGGGGAACGATCCGCGGGGGACACGACCGAAACGGACATGACGACCCTCCTCCTGCTCAGGCGGGGACCGGTCCGGCCTCGAGGCGCTTCCCCCACCCCGGGGCCGGTCCGGTGTATCCCACCGATTGTCGAACGTTTGTTCGAACGGTTCCAGAGTAGCCGTGGGAGCGGGTCTGCTCAACCCTGGCCGGGAAATCCGGGGGCGTGGCGCGGGACAC carries:
- a CDS encoding SAV_6107 family HEPN domain-containing protein; translation: MSVSVVSPADRSPDRGQSQLPLSLRPPAPPAAAALLTQAKRGLDHAANERDPAERFIGAYLAALRGAAAVLAVRGRPRRGRGRPASGWVLLDAVAPELREWSAFFAANSETRAAAEAGITGRVTAESAAGLLRATGQFLELVRRVVHGLPMSGEAHVA